The sequence TGATATCGAACCGGGTGCCTATGTGTGCCTGTCGGTGAGCGATACCGGTACCGGCATGCCGCCCGCGGTGATCGCAAAGGCGTTTGAGCCGTTCTTCACCACCAAGCCGATCGGCAGCGGGACCGGGCTGGGTTTGTCGATGATCTACGGGTTCGCTCGGCAATCGGGCGGACAGGTGCGGATACATTCAAGCCCCGGTGCAGGCACGACGGTCGTGATCTACCTGCCACGCAATGGACAGACGGCTGAAGAGGACGCGGCGCCAATTCCGCTGTCCGATGCGCCGCGGGCTGAGGGTGGAGAAACGGTCCTGATCGTGGACGACGAGGAATCGATTCGCATGCTTGTCACCGAGACGCTGATCGATCTTGGTTATACCGCGCTTGAGGCGGCAGACGGCCCGATGGCGCTCAAATTGCTTTTCGGGGATCGACACATCGACCTGCTGGTGACCGACGTCGGCCTGCCTGGAATGAACGGCCGTCAGCTAGCCGACGCCATCCGGGCAAACCGCCCAAGCCTCAAGGTGCTTTTCATTACGGGATACGCCGAGAATGCCGTGCTCAACCACGGTCATCTCGATCCTGGCATGCATGTGATCACCAAGCCATTTGCGATGGAGGCACTGGCTTCCCGCATCAAGGAATTAATCGCGGGCTGAGAGTCCTACCGTTCTCAAAACTGCATCGTTTTTCAAAGGAAAAATAAGACCGATTGCAGGCGCGGTGAAGCTTGGCAATTTGCCCGCATGGGAGAGGCAATCAGCACGTTCGAGCAGATTGTATTGCTGGAACCCCAGCATGAAGCCTTACTTCGCGCATTGCGGGTACTATCCTTTGAGCTTCTTCCCGATCCAGTTGAGGTGGCACGGCCGGGCGATCGAGCGGTAGCTGGGGCTGGGGCAGCGAGTACCACATTCGTGTCGGGGCAAGCCATGTTGATCCGGCGCCAGCGCCAATGAGCGCGCAACCACGGCGCAACACAGCAGTTTGATACGACAGCGTTCGCACACCCCCCATCCAGCTCATTAGGCCGGGCCCCTGATCATGGCGTCCTGCTCGCGCCAGTCGGGCGATATGGTGAGCTTCAGCGTGAGGCTGGTGCCATCGATCCCATCGCGAAGCCTGCCGGCAAGTGCCGCCTCGATGATCGGGGGCGATAGGAATGCGAGCCGCAGCACGCGGGTCACATAGGAGGCGGTCACGCTCTCGCGCCCGGCCAGGTCGGTAAGCGTCATCTCACCCTTCCTGAGCTCGGCCCACCAGCCATGCGCTTTGGCGATCAGCCGGGTCAGCGAGGGATCGGTCGATGGCGCGATCGGATGCCCGTCGCGCGTGACGAGCCGGGTGGTCCTCCCCCTGCGGAACTGGCCGTCGATCGCAAGGGTGATCGGCGCCGCAGCACAACCCGCCTGCACCTCGAGCAGCTCGGCGAGCCTGGCACGGTCGAGCTGCACGACAAGTTGCTCGTCGCCGACCTGCACCTTCTCAACCAGGGAGAGCAGCGTCTGGGCTTGGCTGGCGCGCGGGAGCGCCCGAAGGTGCGCGCATTTGTCGCCGAGCAGTTCGAGATCGTCGACCTTCAGACCAAGGTCGGTCATGAGAGCGAGCGGATCGGCGAACAGTGCGAGGATGCGGTCGACCACCGGCCGCTCGATCGCGCTGGTCGGCAGCCTCAGCCCGTATTGGCTCACGCCGCGTTGCCGGTCGCGGCTGACATAATAATGGTAGCGCAGCATTCCCTTGGATGCATGCGAGCAGAGGAGCGGCACGCCTTGCCTGTCCACGATCCGCCCGGCGAGCAGCGCCGGGCTTGCAGCGCGTCGATAAGTGCGACCCTGCCGGTTTTCAGTGAGCAGGAGTTGCACCCTGTCGAACGTCTCGCGATCGACGATCGGCAGGTGCTGCCCAGCGAACGTTGCGCCGCGGTGGACGATCTCGCCCACGTAGAGGCGGTTCCTCAGCATCGCATAGAGGGGACCTCGCTCGTACCGTCCGCCGCCGATCACCCGGCCCATGGCGAGCGTACGCCGCGGCAGCCGCATCCGCTTGTCGTCCAGCCACTCCTGCAGCGCGCCCACCGTTCCCAGTTCCAGCGCCTTGGCGAACAACAGCCGCACGAGCGTGGCTTGCTCCTCGATGATGGCAAGGCTCCGCCCATCGGGTGCATA is a genomic window of Sphingomonas nostoxanthinifaciens containing:
- a CDS encoding recombinase family protein; the encoded protein is MSAGAAQRVRCAIYTRKSSEEGLEQGFNSLDAQREACAAYVLSQASEGWAALPDRYDDGGISGGTLERPALKRLVADVEAGKIDVIVVYKVDRLSRSLFDFAKLVEAFEKAGTSFVSITQSFNTTSSMGRLTLNMLLSFAQFEREVTAERIRDKIAASKAKGMWMGGVPPLGYAPDGRSLAIIEEQATLVRLLFAKALELGTVGALQEWLDDKRMRLPRRTLAMGRVIGGGRYERGPLYAMLRNRLYVGEIVHRGATFAGQHLPIVDRETFDRVQLLLTENRQGRTYRRAASPALLAGRIVDRQGVPLLCSHASKGMLRYHYYVSRDRQRGVSQYGLRLPTSAIERPVVDRILALFADPLALMTDLGLKVDDLELLGDKCAHLRALPRASQAQTLLSLVEKVQVGDEQLVVQLDRARLAELLEVQAGCAAAPITLAIDGQFRRGRTTRLVTRDGHPIAPSTDPSLTRLIAKAHGWWAELRKGEMTLTDLAGRESVTASYVTRVLRLAFLSPPIIEAALAGRLRDGIDGTSLTLKLTISPDWREQDAMIRGPA